The genomic interval CCGGCGAGTGAATCAAGGGAGCATCATGGCTGCACCGAAGGACTCCATGGATTACAGCGACCTGAAGGCTGTGTTCTTCAACGGCACTCTGAAACGGTCGCCGGAGACCAGCAACACCGAGGGCCTGATCAATGTCAGCCGCCTCATCATGGAGAAGCAGGGCGTCAGCACCCGCGTGATCAGGACTGTCGATCACGACATCGCCAGCGGTGTTTACCCGGACATGACCGAGCACGGCTGGCCGTCCGATGAGTGGCCGGAACTGTACCCGGCTGTTGAAGAGGCCGACATTGTGGTGGTGGCCGGTCCCATCTGGCTGGGCGACAACTCCTCCCAGACCAAGAAGGTGATCGAACGGCTTTACGCGCATTCCGGGGAACTCAACCACAAGGGCCAATGGGTGTTTTACCCCAAAGTTGGCGGCTGCCTGATCACCGGCAACGAGGACGGCATCAAGCACTGTTCCATGAACGTGCTGTACAGCCTGCAGCACGTCGGCTTCACCATCCCTCCCCAGGCCGACGCCGGCTGGATCGGCCCGGTTGGCCCCGGCCCGAGCTATCTTGACGAAGGCTCCGGCGGCCCCGAATCCGACTTCACCAACCGCAACACCACGTTTATGACATGGAACCTGCTGCATTTCGCCCGGATGCTTAAGGACGCCGGCGGAATTCCTGCCTACGGCAACCTTCCTGAAGAATGGAAAGCCGGAACACGCTTCGACTTCGAGAACCCGGAATACCGCTGACCGGAATACCCACCGACCTAAGGACGTTCCCCCAGTATGACTACTCCCAGCCCCCTACTGTCGCGCCCGGGCGCCGTCGAGGCCACCGGCGCGGACGCCGGCGTCGCATCCCACTACGGTGAGCCGCTGCGTGAGCAGCGCGCCCTCGCAGCCGGTACCGCCGTCGTCGACCTCTCCCACCGCGGCGTGGTGACGGTCAGCGGTCCGGACCGGCTGACCTGGCTGAACACCCTGTCTTCCCAGCAGGTCACCGGCCTGCAGCCTGGGGAGTCCAGCGAGTTGCTGCTGTTGAGTGTCCAGGGCCGCATCGAGTTTGACGCCCGTGTAGTGGACGACGGCGGGACCACCTGGCTGATTGTTGAGGCCGCCGAGGCTGCACGGCTGGCTGAGTGGCTGAACAAAATGAAGTTCATGCTGCGCGTCGAGGTCACCGACGTCTCCGCCGACTGGGCAGTTCTCGGGTCCACCAAGACTGTGGAGGAATGGTCCGCACTGCTGGCCTGGCGGGATCCTTGGCCGCACGTGGGCGCCGGCGGCTACTCCTATGCTGTGGTTCCGGAAGAAGGACACCCGGGGTTGGAGCGGCCCTGGATCGAGTATCTGGTGCCGGCCGCTGAACTTGAGGAAACTCTGGCAGACCGCCCGCTCGCCGGCGTAATGGCGGCTGAAGCCCTCCGCATTGCCGCGTGGCGCCCCAGGCTGGGCGCCGAAACCGACGACAAAACCATTCCGCACGAACTGGACCTCCTGCGCACCGCCGTGCACCTGTCCAAGGGCTGCTACAAAGGCCAGGAGACCATCGCCCGCGTCCACAACCTGGGCCATCCGCCGCGGCGCCTGGTGTTCCTGCAGCTGGACGGTTCGCAGCACACCATGCCGGCGCCCGGCAGCCAGGTCATGCTGGGCGAGCGGAGGGTCGGGACAGTGACCTCCGTTGCCCAGCACTACGAAATGGGCCCGGTGGCGCTGGCCGTCATCAAACGGTCCGTCGCACCGGATGAAATGCTGACCGTGCTGGACGGCGAGGAGCCTTACATCGCTGCCCAGGAAGTAATTGTTGCTCCCGACGCCGGCCAGGTGGTGGGGCGCCAGACTGGATTCCTGAGGGGGACCCGCTAATGACCGAGAACACCGCACCCGACGCCGCTACGCCCGGCGCCGCCAAACCCGAGGCCACGACCAACGACGAAGCCGTGGCACTGGCCCACCGGCTCTTCCAAGCCGCCCGGGAGGGGGACACCGGTCTGCTGCGCACCTATCTTGAGGCCGGGGCGCCCGCCACCATGACCAACACCGCGGGCGATTCCCTGCTGATGCTGGCCGCCTACCACGGCCACGCTGAGACGGTACAGCTGATCCTTGAGCACGGCGGAGAGGCCAACACGGCCAACGACCGCGGCCAGACCCCCTTGGCCGGTGCAGCATTCAAGGGGTATACGGACGTGTCCCGCGTGTTGCTCGACGCCGGTGCAGATCCCGACGCCGGCAGCCCCTCCGCCCGTGCTGCCGCGCAGATGTTCGCCCGCACGGACATCCTCGATCTGCTGGGCAACTGAGGCTTGGAAAATGTAGCGCGGCCTTGGCCAGCCCTCTGGTCCCTGGTCATCGGGTTCTTTATGATCCTGATCGACACCACCATCGTGTCGGTGGCCAACCCCAGCATCATGGAGGGACTGGGAACGGACATCAACGCCGTGATCTGGGTGACCAGCGCCTACCTGCTGGCCTACGCCGTGCCGCTGCTGATCACTGGCCGGCTCGGCGACCGCTTCGGACCCAAGAAGCTCTACCTCTCCGGCCTCGTGGTCTTCACGCTCGCCTCCCTCTGGTGCGGGCTGGCCGGTGACGTCCAGACGCTGATCATGGCGCGGATCTTCCAGGGCCTGGGCGCCGCCATCATGACGCCGCAGACCATGGCGGTGATCACCAGGATCTTCCCGCCGGACCGCAGGGGCGCCGCCATGGGCCTGTGGGGCGCCACCGCGGGCCTGGCAACGCTGGTGGGACCAATCCTGGGCGGCCTGCTCGTGGACAGCCTCGGCTGGGAGTGGATCTTCTTCATCAACGTGCCGGTCGGCATCGTTGGATTTATCCTCGCCTGGCGGTTCGTCCCCACCCTCAGCACGCACCCCCATAAGTTCGACATCCCGGGCGTGCTGCTCAGCGCCGTCGGGCTGTTCCTCCTGGTGTTCGGCATCCAGGAAGGCGAGACGTACAACTGGGGGACCATCGTGGGCCTCGTCAGCGTCTGGGGTCTCATCATCACGGGCGTGGTGGTGCTGGGGGCGTTCATTCTCTGGCAGCGCTTCAACAAGGGCGAGCCGCTCCTGCCGCTGGGCCTGTTCCGGGACCGGAATTTCTCCTTGGCCAACATCGGCATCACCACCGTTGGCTTCACCGTGACCGCCTTCGCGCTGCCGCTAATTTTCTACTACCAGCTGGTGCGGGGCATGACGCCCACCGAATCGGCGCTCATGATGGTTCCCATGGCCCTCATCTCCGGTGGCCTGGCTCCCGTGGTGGGCAAGATCATCGACCGGATCGATCCGAAGTTCATCACTGCCGGCGGGCTGGTCCTGATGGCCGTGGCGCTGTTCTGGAACTCTGCCCTGATGCACCCGGATACCCCCATCCTGCTCTTCCTCCTGCCCAGTGCTGTCCTGGGGTTCGCGAATGCCGGCATCTGGGCGCCCCTGAGCTCCACGGCCACGCGCAATCTGCCCCCGCGCCAGGCCGGGGCAGGTTCCGGGGTCTACAACACCACCCGCCAGATCGGCGCGGTACTGGGCAGCGCGGCCATCGCCGTGCTCATCCAGGCGCGCCTGGCCGCGGAGCTTCCCGCGCAAGGTCCCGGGGCGGGCGGAATGGAATTCTCCGGCCAGTTGCCTGAGTCGCTCCATGAGGGATTCTCGACGGCGATGGGACAGTCCATCCTGCTTCCTGCCGGTGTGATCCTGGTTGGCGCTGCCGTGGCACTGTTCTTCGCCAAGCCCAAGGCGGTGGCG from Pseudarthrobacter sp. SSS035 carries:
- a CDS encoding flavodoxin family protein gives rise to the protein MAAPKDSMDYSDLKAVFFNGTLKRSPETSNTEGLINVSRLIMEKQGVSTRVIRTVDHDIASGVYPDMTEHGWPSDEWPELYPAVEEADIVVVAGPIWLGDNSSQTKKVIERLYAHSGELNHKGQWVFYPKVGGCLITGNEDGIKHCSMNVLYSLQHVGFTIPPQADAGWIGPVGPGPSYLDEGSGGPESDFTNRNTTFMTWNLLHFARMLKDAGGIPAYGNLPEEWKAGTRFDFENPEYR
- a CDS encoding folate-binding protein YgfZ; the encoded protein is MTTPSPLLSRPGAVEATGADAGVASHYGEPLREQRALAAGTAVVDLSHRGVVTVSGPDRLTWLNTLSSQQVTGLQPGESSELLLLSVQGRIEFDARVVDDGGTTWLIVEAAEAARLAEWLNKMKFMLRVEVTDVSADWAVLGSTKTVEEWSALLAWRDPWPHVGAGGYSYAVVPEEGHPGLERPWIEYLVPAAELEETLADRPLAGVMAAEALRIAAWRPRLGAETDDKTIPHELDLLRTAVHLSKGCYKGQETIARVHNLGHPPRRLVFLQLDGSQHTMPAPGSQVMLGERRVGTVTSVAQHYEMGPVALAVIKRSVAPDEMLTVLDGEEPYIAAQEVIVAPDAGQVVGRQTGFLRGTR
- a CDS encoding ankyrin repeat domain-containing protein, which translates into the protein MTENTAPDAATPGAAKPEATTNDEAVALAHRLFQAAREGDTGLLRTYLEAGAPATMTNTAGDSLLMLAAYHGHAETVQLILEHGGEANTANDRGQTPLAGAAFKGYTDVSRVLLDAGADPDAGSPSARAAAQMFARTDILDLLGN
- a CDS encoding DHA2 family efflux MFS transporter permease subunit yields the protein MENVARPWPALWSLVIGFFMILIDTTIVSVANPSIMEGLGTDINAVIWVTSAYLLAYAVPLLITGRLGDRFGPKKLYLSGLVVFTLASLWCGLAGDVQTLIMARIFQGLGAAIMTPQTMAVITRIFPPDRRGAAMGLWGATAGLATLVGPILGGLLVDSLGWEWIFFINVPVGIVGFILAWRFVPTLSTHPHKFDIPGVLLSAVGLFLLVFGIQEGETYNWGTIVGLVSVWGLIITGVVVLGAFILWQRFNKGEPLLPLGLFRDRNFSLANIGITTVGFTVTAFALPLIFYYQLVRGMTPTESALMMVPMALISGGLAPVVGKIIDRIDPKFITAGGLVLMAVALFWNSALMHPDTPILLFLLPSAVLGFANAGIWAPLSSTATRNLPPRQAGAGSGVYNTTRQIGAVLGSAAIAVLIQARLAAELPAQGPGAGGMEFSGQLPESLHEGFSTAMGQSILLPAGVILVGAAVALFFAKPKAVAGWSGQPAAPAVEGAKANRAS